A portion of the Candida dubliniensis CD36 chromosome R, complete sequence genome contains these proteins:
- a CDS encoding palmitoyltransferase, putative (Similar to S. cerevisiae SWF1), which translates to MLFTLIVAITIISSLATFLLLFGDSPSFRNTPIQKLRNSLLSISRDLFQFYQWLDRKLNGQLLKILNWLVPFGYVVVVTVCFQQFLTHTLPMLPSPSRFQLFTIYFSMLLIYVSTILSSFSDPGRVTTSNLKLYPYVPNQLIFFDGKICSTCQITKPARSKHCSVCNQCFLLYDHHCVWINNCVGYYNYKWFLLFLISNINMLGYGGWLCYSALTPVSWRKITSTNNANKVTGIFLILCSIFIVITTLFTLLHLRYIYLGVTTNELDKWSEIDHLVGLGVLYKIEPSIDNENYVERAILDGDVVYISLKNERILVDKSNVMNFKLQLISSVENDLVNIYDNGFWNNLIERLKW; encoded by the coding sequence ATGCTTTTCACACTAATTGTTGccataacaataatatcatcattggCGACGTTCCTACTATTATTTGGTGATTCCCCCAGTTTTCGAAATACCCCTATACAAAAGCTACGAAACAGcttattatcaatatctCGAGATCTATTCCAGTTTTATCAATGGTTGGATAGAAAACTAAATGGCCAactattaaaaattttgaattggCTAGTACCATTCGGATACGTTGTGGTTGTAACAGTTTGTTTTCAACAGTTTTTGACTCACACTTTGCCCATGTTGCCTAGTCCAAGTCGCTTTCAACTTTTTACAATATATTTCTCCATGCTTCTAATATATGTATCGActatattatcatcattcaGCGATCCAGGAAGAGTAACAACGtcaaatttaaaactttATCCATATGTTCCCAACCAGTTGATATTTTTCGATGGGAAAATCTGTTCAACATGTCAGATAACCAAACCAGCACGTTCAAAGCATTGTTCAGTTTGTAATCAATGTTTTTTGTTATATGATCATCATTGTGTTTGGATAAACAATTGTGTTGGTTATTATAATTACAAGtggttcttgttgtttttgatttccaaCATCAACATGCTAGGATACGGTGGGTGGTTATGTTATTCGGCATTGACTCCTGTCTCTTGGAGGAAGATAACTTCAACCAACAATGCAAATAAAGTCACCGGGatctttttgattttgtgcTCTATATTTATTGTGATAACAACATTATTCACTCTTTTACATTTGCGGTATATTTATCTTGGTGTCACAACTAATGAATTGGATAAATGGTCTGAAATTGACCACTTGGTTGGCTTAGGTGTACTTTATAAAATAGAACCGTccattgataatgaaaattatgTTGAACGAGCAATCTTAGATGGAGACGTGGTATACATTAGcttgaaaaatgaaaggATTTTAGTTGATAAAAGCAATGTCATGAATTTCAaacttcaattaattctgTCAGTAGAAAACGATTTAGTTAATATTTACGACAATGGTTTTTGGAATAATTTGATAGAGCGGCTCAAGTGGTAA
- a CDS encoding N(2),N(2)-dimethylguanosine tRNA methyltransferase, mitochondrial precursor, putative (Similar to S. cerevisiae TRM1) produces the protein MIKRLVKLLSKMSIPQSPVTEVAVETTTTNIVQPTTTISQEFNTVQEGKATILTPKQDEVFYNPIQQFNRDLSIMAIKAYDEIRHEKMQAIKKKKKSNKKTKLNGLKILESLAASGLRSCRYGLEIPEAGKIVANDMLAEAVKSINKNIEYNKLTEKVVANQGDAIKFMGSTDEKFHIVDLDPYGTAAPFIDSAIQCLEDDGMLLVTCTDAGVLAGSGYPEKCFALYGGNNFGNAYVNGESNHEVGIRLILNLIASTAAKYKKTIEPMLSLSIDYYFRIFVKVKTSPINVKNHASETMLTYGCNGCGHKIVQPLGIRNNTKFQYPKLQGPISANCQYCGTSYNVAGPMYAGSLHNREFIDKVLKINESSDKVIYATHERIKGMLTLASNELDDAPFFFNLNQLCSIFKSPPISIEQYTKAVGNLGYKVSLTHAKKNCVKTNLPWNLNLLINRAWQIDQNEKYVKEMESKNVDELNEKVKEKLAKLKANIDINPSLGESTVGWKILNYFRSNMNEEEKAVSIDFEKSNEEFEKIAKLRKVKMVRYQENPRKNWGPMARPK, from the coding sequence ATGATTAAAAGATTGGTGAAATTGTTATCTAAAATGTCAATTCCTCAATCCCCAGTAACAGAAGTTGCAGTGGAAACAACTACGACAAACATAGTTCAACCAACCACAACTATTTCACAAGAATTCAATACTGTTCAAGAAGGCAAAGCCACTATATTGACTCCAAAACAAGATGAAGTGTTTTATAAcccaattcaacaatttaatCGAGATTTATCGATTATGGCAATTAAAGCATATGATGAAATACGACATGAAAAAATGCAAGCgataaaaaagaagaagaaaagtaacaagaaaactaaattaaatggattgaaaattttagAAAGTTTAGCAGCATCAGGTTTAAGATCATGTAGATATGGATTAGAAATCCCTGAAGCGGGGAAAATAGTTGCTAATGATATGTTGGCAGAAGCAGTTAAATCTATAAATAAGaatattgaatataataaattaactGAGAAAGTAGTTGCCAATCAAGGTGATGCCATAAAATTTATGGGTTCTactgatgaaaaatttcatattgttgatttggatCCCTATGGTACTGCTGCTCCATTTATTGATAGTGCAATCCAATGTTTGGAAGATGATGGGATGTTGTTAGTAACTTGTACTGATGCTGGTGTATTAGCTGGGAGTGGATATCCTGAAAAATGTTTTGCATTATATGGAGGTAACAATTTTGGTAATGCTTATGTTAATGGAGAATCAAATCATGAAGTTGGAATCCGATTAATACTTAACTTGATTGCCAGTACTGCTGCCAAGTATAAAAAGACTATTGAACCGATGTTGagtttatcaattgattattatttccgTATTTTTGTGAAAGTGAAAACTAGTCCAATCAATGTTAAAAATCATGCCAGTGAAACAATGTTAACCTATGGATGTAACGGTTGTGGACATAAAATAGTGCAACCTTTAGGGATCAGAAACAATACCAAGTTTCAATATCCCAAATTACAAGGACCAATATCTGCCAATTGTCAATATTGTGGTACTTCGTATAATGTTGCTGGTCCGATGTATGCTGGAAGTTTACATAATCGTGAGTTCATCGATAaagtattgaaaattaatgaGTCGAGTGATAAAGTTATTTATGCGACTCATGAGAGAATCAAAGGAATGTTGACTTTAGCATCAAATGAACTTGACGACGCaccatttttctttaatctTAATCAATTGtgttcaattttcaaatctcCACCAATTTCCATTGAACAATATACTAAAGCTGTAGGTAATTTGGGTTATAAAGTGAGTTTAACTCATGCTAAAAAGAATTGTGTAAAGACCAATTTACCAtggaatttgaatttattgataaatcgAGCTTGgcaaattgatcaaaatgAGAAATATGTCAAAGAGATGGAATCGAAaaatgttgatgaattgaatgaaaaagttaaagaaaaattagcTAAATTGAAAGCAAATATTGATATCAATCCAAGTTTGGGAGAAAGTACTGTTGGTTGgaagattttgaattatttcaGGAGTAATATGAATGAAGAAGAGAAGGCTGTTtctattgattttgaaaaaagcaatgaagaatttgaaaagattGCAAAATTGAGGAAAGTTAAAATGGTGAGGTATCAAGAAAACCCAAGGAAAAACTGGGGGCCCATGGCTAGACCTAAATAG